A window of Roseovarius sp. THAF27 contains these coding sequences:
- a CDS encoding deoxyguanosinetriphosphate triphosphohydrolase has protein sequence MHTPYASDPARARARLYPEEESAFRSCYQRDRDRIIHSSAFRRLKHKTQVFVEHEGDYFRTRLTHSIEVAQVARTIAGALGLNVELTEAVALAHDLGHTPFGHTGEDALDRLMSDYGGFDHNAQAIRIVTSLERHYAEFDGLNLTWDTLEGIAKHNGPVTGALPYALADYNAKHDLELHTYASAEAQVAALADDVAYNNHDLHDGLRARLFTEQEIAELPVVGACYREVDTKYPGLDPYRRRHEALRRVFGVMVTDVIETSHAILQQAAPPDPQAVRDLGRPVIRFSDRMWADLQVIRSFLFKRMYRASKVVEMRSRVTKVVEDLFAFYMSHPDFLPKRWRQNVADAPDRTALARLVSDYIAGMTDRFALEAHARLLGGDAGMTERKGI, from the coding sequence TACCCAGAAGAAGAAAGCGCGTTTCGGTCGTGTTATCAGAGGGATAGGGATCGTATCATCCATTCCAGCGCCTTCCGCCGCCTCAAGCACAAAACTCAGGTTTTCGTCGAACATGAGGGCGATTATTTCCGCACGCGGCTGACACACTCGATCGAGGTTGCGCAGGTCGCGCGCACGATTGCGGGTGCGCTCGGGCTTAACGTGGAACTGACCGAAGCGGTGGCCTTGGCTCATGACCTGGGCCACACGCCATTCGGCCATACCGGCGAAGACGCGCTTGACAGGCTCATGTCGGATTATGGCGGCTTTGATCACAACGCGCAGGCGATCCGTATCGTCACGTCGCTGGAACGCCACTACGCCGAGTTCGATGGGCTCAATCTCACCTGGGATACGCTCGAGGGCATCGCCAAGCATAATGGTCCGGTGACGGGTGCGCTTCCATATGCGCTTGCGGACTATAACGCAAAGCACGACCTCGAACTGCACACCTATGCGAGCGCCGAGGCACAGGTGGCCGCACTGGCTGATGACGTGGCATACAACAATCATGACCTGCACGACGGCCTCCGTGCCAGGCTCTTCACCGAGCAGGAAATCGCCGAGCTGCCGGTTGTGGGCGCCTGTTACCGCGAGGTCGACACGAAATATCCCGGCCTTGATCCGTATCGCCGTCGCCACGAGGCGCTGCGGCGCGTCTTCGGTGTGATGGTGACAGACGTTATCGAGACCTCTCACGCCATCCTTCAACAGGCCGCGCCGCCAGACCCTCAGGCCGTCCGTGACCTCGGGCGTCCGGTCATCCGGTTTTCCGACCGGATGTGGGCCGACTTGCAGGTGATAAGGTCGTTCCTTTTCAAGCGGATGTACCGGGCTTCTAAAGTGGTGGAGATGCGCAGCCGTGTTACAAAAGTGGTCGAGGACCTCTTTGCGTTCTACATGTCGCATCCCGACTTTCTTCCGAAGCGCTGGCGCCAAAACGTGGCTGATGCCCCGGACCGGACGGCACTGGCGCGGCTGGTCAGCGACTACATCGCGGGAATGACGGACCGTTTCGCGCTCGAGGCTCATGCGCGGTTGTTGGGCGGAGACGCCGGTATGACTGAAAGAAAAGGAATATAG